In Oscillospiraceae bacterium, the following proteins share a genomic window:
- a CDS encoding GHKL domain-containing protein, whose amino-acid sequence MTATIIELILLLVAHATAGIYSSPLKYSKKTTYIIWGAWIAFQTALLLCSELVLKNWGLQFFIGFILALVGQYVIFFVTTKGRLAQRVFTILTYSIFFCIITSPFIMVKDKLSEFHWLLTVLVQAVLLFAVVIYFLCYVCPLYHKASKNITTGWTPLIFVNIVFLITIILSSVFPVRLAGFDDPAFITFVFLSISILSVYPVIFSNINSLSEAAMKKAVDTQNKLLMAQIEAENAQLAIENHAKHDRRHHNLIMLEYANNNDFESVKEYLKNLVQIDKEASGEVRYCENGTINTIITVYERRAKEQGISVKVAAESSRELTVLAQDLVVVIANLFENAINATAKLKNKDKFIDIRIKENYKRLVIKVENPCKTNYTFDESGFGVGIRSVIATTSKYEGMYDFTAEDGMFSAKIILNLK is encoded by the coding sequence ATGACTGCAACAATCATAGAACTCATACTCTTACTTGTAGCACACGCCACCGCAGGTATTTACTCCTCCCCTCTCAAATACAGCAAAAAAACAACCTATATCATCTGGGGTGCCTGGATCGCATTTCAAACCGCACTTCTGCTTTGCTCGGAATTGGTGCTGAAGAATTGGGGGTTACAGTTCTTTATTGGATTTATTCTTGCACTTGTGGGTCAATATGTGATTTTTTTTGTAACCACCAAAGGCAGATTGGCTCAAAGAGTGTTTACCATACTGACCTATTCGATATTCTTCTGCATTATTACATCACCGTTTATTATGGTGAAAGACAAGCTCAGCGAGTTTCATTGGTTACTCACCGTGCTTGTTCAGGCGGTTTTGCTTTTTGCTGTCGTCATCTATTTCCTTTGCTATGTTTGTCCGTTGTACCACAAGGCATCCAAGAATATAACGACAGGTTGGACACCTTTGATTTTTGTAAATATCGTTTTTCTTATAACGATAATACTGTCCTCGGTATTCCCGGTAAGACTTGCAGGATTTGACGATCCTGCGTTTATCACATTTGTTTTTTTAAGCATTTCCATTTTGTCTGTATATCCGGTTATTTTTTCAAACATTAACAGTTTATCCGAAGCAGCAATGAAAAAAGCGGTAGATACACAAAACAAACTGCTTATGGCACAGATTGAGGCAGAAAATGCACAACTTGCCATTGAAAACCATGCAAAACATGACCGCCGTCACCATAATCTCATTATGTTGGAGTATGCCAATAACAATGATTTTGAAAGCGTAAAGGAATACCTAAAAAATCTTGTGCAAATTGATAAAGAAGCATCCGGTGAAGTGCGCTACTGCGAAAACGGAACGATTAACACCATTATCACTGTTTACGAAAGACGTGCAAAAGAACAAGGAATCTCCGTAAAAGTTGCTGCGGAGAGTAGCCGCGAACTTACTGTTCTTGCGCAAGACCTAGTGGTGGTCATTGCCAATCTCTTCGAAAATGCAATCAATGCCACAGCAAAGCTGAAAAACAAGGATAAGTTTATAGATATTCGTATAAAAGAAAACTACAAACGCCTTGTGATAAAGGTGGAAAATCCTTGCAAAACAAACTATACCTTTGATGAGTCCGGCTTTGGTGTTGGTATCCGTTCAGTCATCGCCACCACAAGCAAATATGAAGGCATGTATGATTTCACCGCCGAGGATGGAATGTTCTCTGCAAAAATCATCCTGAATCTGAAATAA